From the genome of Tripterygium wilfordii isolate XIE 37 chromosome 6, ASM1340144v1, whole genome shotgun sequence:
CAATATAAAGTATGTTGGCTAATGCCTGGATCTTTTGAAGTGTCGGCTTCATACTAGGTACTATGTAAGAAATTAAAACAGCAGCCATAAGACTGGGAGTGGCCTTGATTGAAGCAACCGCAAATCTTGACTTCATTGTTTTCTTGGTCTTTTGTTACTAGCATCCGTAGGATCATCAATGGAAGCCACAACCCCTCCATGCCCATGCGCTCAAAAAACCATAATGTCTTTTAACAAGCAGGAGTAGAatcaacgagaggtggctcAGTTGGTAATCGATTGGGCTAGACATATGTATACTCAAAGTTCGATTTTAATGAGAATCATATTtctcaatggaatttcaaaaaaaaggtGGTTCGATTGGCAATCGATTGGGTTAAccggttaggcatatgtgtgtcatgttcgatttcaatgagaagtatatttctcaacgatatttcaaaaaaaaaagacaagcaGGAGTGGAAACAGGTGTCATCATTAACTGTATAACATGTGGATCTTTCAGAACCCAATCCCATCATTCTTATTGTTTTTCAATATTGAAGGATGGGTGCTTGCCTTTTTGATAGCCAAGCTACGCCTAAACGTGGACAAACAGGGCATGCATAGTCATGGCTTAGTACGAATTGAACGGGGATAAATCCCATTGAGAATCAAACTACGAAAATTCTATACGCATACACCTTTGGCCGAGGCCAATAACCAACTAGACTATCTTAGGTTTGTTTATTCCCCTTCCCCACTaaacaataatattgtttttttttttttcaagactTTGCCTACCACTGCATTGGTGAACAAAGGAGGTAAAAGACAACTTGAACACCACGTTACCAAACCCCTTATTCCCTTCATAAAATGCCAAAGGTACCAACCATTACATGTGcctaaggctccgtttggtagagccaGCAATTACCTTAACTTTTTCGGTGTCCTTTTACTCCCTCAACTTGAGTATATCCATTATAAATATAAGCATTGTTGTTGTTCATGCAGCAACAAGGAAAGAAGCCCAAGCTAATTAGACACTAAAAATGGCCCCAAATTCAAGCACAAATCTTGCCACtagtgttttcttcttcttcttctttttgttgctAACAATCCTCGTGTCGTCAACAGAAGCCACAAAGCACCAATTCCTCAATCTCAGAGAAACAAATATGGTTTTTTACATGCAGGACTTGCAATCAGGGGCTAACGCGACTTCAATTCAGGTTGGAGGTCCCCTCAAGAAGCTTTGGTCATTTCTAACTTTTGGAACAGTCTACTCTGTCGATGATTCACTGATGGCGGGGATAAATCGGAACTCGACCCAGATAGGAAGGGCTCATGGCATCTTCATCAACTCAGCATTGGATGGCTCTGATTTGCATATCTTGATGTCCTTAATTTTCACTAACAAGGAGTATAATGGGAGTACACTTGAAATTCAAGGTGCTGATAGGGTTTATCAGAAATACAGAGAGGTTTCTGTGGTTTCTGGGACTGGTAAGTTCAGATTAGCGAGGGGATATGCAACGCTGGAGACTGTGAACTTCGATATTAAAAACCTCGCTGCCATCATTCGTTGGAATGTCACAGTTTTTCACTATTGATGGATACGTATTGGTTTGGCTTTGAAAAAAATGTGATGCATGGTCATGCAGTATTACTGTTATTCATGCTTGTTGAAATAAATTTATGTTGtgcgtgtgttttttttttcttgggacTAATCAGAATTTGATGAactattttaaaaagaaatcttATATGCCTACCGAGTCCAATTATAAAAACTATGTACAAGGGTCTGGTAATATTTAACGATTTGAGTGATAGTCTGGTGGTGTTTGCTCTGACATCAAATTGTATGactcttgagttcgattctcactaagAGTATTATCCTTGTGGTCATGCACCGAGTTTTGGTATTAGGTGAGAAATCTCTATGCTCGCAGACCACTGACATGAGTTTAGGCTTAAAGGACAAGTTTGTATAATGttgttttccattaaaaaaaatccgaTCATAAGATGTATGAACCCCTGAATTCAATTTCCATTGAAAACAATACTCTTGTGACCACGCACTagactttgaatttttgtgtagGCCTGACACGATTTTCATTGGGATTAACTCTCTTGTGACCATGCACTGAACTGTCATtaggtgaaaaaaaaattgtgtgggCCTGACGATTCTCACTAGAAGCAACTCTTTTGTGATGATGCAACTTTGGCattagatggaaaaaaaaaattgtgaaccaACTCAAATTTAAGACTATACAACAATTTGCATATTATCGTTCTCGGTTATCCAACTAATAGAAACGACTGGTCACTGGtatgtcaaaactcaaaagtagaCGTCTCTATCTGTTGTTTGACTAAAAGTAGTAGAAAGACCTAAGAAGTAGACGGCTCTATCTGTTGTTTGGAGAGAACGCGGCGTTGATGCCAGCTGCCTTTGTACAACAACCGGTACTCGTGTCCAGGCGGCCCATATAAACTGCGCTGAAAATCAGATTTTCGTATTTAGCCTACATTATTGTccatcaggatttaattatttaatttcaagACTTTGATTTGGTGTGAACCCAACCTCATACGGGTTGGGCCCAAATCTCTCTTATCCCCTTCTACTTCTCAtaattctcaatttcttcaaattatttaaaaagaGTTGTGAGCGTGCAAGTGCAACTCAACGTCATcacaaaccaaaaacctgtaaaaCTAAAAGAGTAAAGTAAAAATCAGCAATAAAGGAAGTTGGATAAACACTCAACTTTCATCTGAACATGTATAGTGCATAAACACTCATAAGCATCCAATTAATCCAatgcttttatatttttaattataatcCCGCCATGGATGATCATGATCCACAGGTAAAAGGTGTATTGCTCCTACACATCCACTCCTCGTCCCTTCTCATGCGACCAAATTCACCTACGAAAGGGAAGGGAGGAAACTGATGTTGCTCGATCTACTTCGAAGATTAGAAATCCATCAATTTAACATCATTCTCTGGTGACTTACAGCAAGGAAATCCATTTCCCTTTTCACAATTCAGAATCTCCCTTTACCTGCCCAGAGAACGAATGACGTTAACATATTTAGAAAAAATCCAAGTGTAACCTTCACTGGccaaaatattttgtttcttcCCAAAAGACAATGCTACCTCATTCATTCATAAGTTCAGGACCCACATGCAGGCAGAGAATAAAATTCATGCGCATATGACAGAGCACCTTGGCTGTCACAAACATGAAAAGTACGGCATCAAAGAGAGAAACAGATTAACTACAAGTCTACATCCGAGTTTACATGGGATTAATCTTCGAATCTTTTTAACTGGAGATGCAATATTAATAGTAGTATACCAATAGTCAAAAATATAAACTAGAAAAAGGTAATAGTTTGGTGAGACAGAGACATATAGGACCACTTCGCTTGGGTTCTAGCTGTAAAGAGTTCAGTACAAGTCATGGCTCATGGTACAACAATAGTCCAAAATGGCTAGCTTAGTCATTCTTCCTTCATCACTCCTCACCAATCAAGAGTTCCATGGGAAACTTCCTTCTCTACTTGACAAACtttgtatctctctctctctcttgaaatTCCTATATAACCAGTGACAAGTTCCAAAAACATTTGCACGGGTATTGCAAATGGAGACAATATCATCTAAAACCCAAGTTGAGATGGTGATTGAGATATCTGCTCATAAATCACCACCACAATGTGGCTCCCTAATTAACATGAGACAAACATTGTTGTCAATCTTAGCTAGATTTCATGCAGGTTACTTCCGGATAAGTCTCTCTCTATGTAGCCAAGCCTTACTGTGGAAAATCCTTAAAGAATCAACAAAGGATGCACATGCTCTCCGGCGTGTGTTTCACTTGCTACCGTCCACAGCTTTCACTCTTCTTTGGTCACTGGCCTTCTTCACATTGGCTGCACTATCTGTTCTTTACATTCTAAGATGTCTGTTTCACTTTGATCTGGTGAAAGCTGAGTGCTTGCACCATGTAGGAGTGAACTACTTGTTCGCCCCATGGATTTCTTGGCTTCTCTTGCTACAGTCGTCGCCATTTATCGATCCTAAAACGACATCCTACCTAGTGCTTTGGTGGGTCTTTGTGGTTCCAATTATAGTACTTGATGTGAAGATCTATGGACAATGGTTCACTAAGGGGAAGAGGTTTCTATCTACAGTGGCGAATCCGACAAGTCAGCTATCGGTGATTGGGAACCTGGTGGGAGCACAAGCGGCAGCAAACATGGGGTGGAAAGAGACTGCCGTTTGTATGTTCTCTTTGGGCATGGCACATTATCTTGTGCTCTTTGTCACTCTTTATCAAAGGCTATCAGGAAGCAATCGTATTCCAGCAATGTTAAGGCCAGTTTTCTTCCTGTTCTTTGCAGCTCCTAGTATGGCGAGCCTTGCTTGGCATGCCATCTCCGGGACCTTCGACAATTCAGCCAAAATgctcttctttctctcattcttcctcTTCTTGTCCCTGGTAACTAACCATCTATGATCTATAATTAGCCCACTAACCACATATACTTTCACTTTCCTGGTTTTAACATGTGATACCTCGATTGCTCAACTAATATTAAACCTAATGTTTTCATAAAAACAGGTTTCCAGGCCAATCCTATTCAAGAAATCCATGAGAAGGTTTAATGTAGCATGGTGGGCATACTCTTTCCCTCTCACAATCCTAGCACTAGTTACAGTACAGTATGCACAAGAAGTGAAAGGCAGCCTTGCCCATGCAATAATGCTAGCATTGTTAGCACTCTCAGTCATAATGTGTCTCGCGCTAATGCTGTTCACTGCAATCAATTCAAATATGTTATTACCAGAAAAAGATCCTATTTTGAGCAGCAATAGTGACTGTGCAGCAACTAAACTATAGTCGCTCAAATATTCTCTATGGTTTTTATTACCTAGCGGTTAGCTTAGTGAAGTATAGTAGTTAGCTCTGACGCTCTTATATAACTGAACTCTGATGTAATTAATGTAGCTGGTGCTGAGAAATGAAAAGCATCAGTTTTCAAAACAGCTTCTGTTTCATGTCGTTCTCCATAAACATTCTGCCGGTATAATTTATCAGCTACTGATCAACGGAAGAACAATAGAGCCTAACGGGGTAAATCAAGAAATTATAAGCAATGTCATGTTATGAAGCAAAGCAACATTAAGGCAATCATGGGCATCCCTCTGTCACTACCGCTGTATTTATATGTGAATTGCCTCATTCAGCCATTCTTCCACCTAATGAGAGCTGAATATAGTTGAATCATTGTAATTCAGATGCTATTAGAAATTCAATCAACAATCCAGTCTCCAAGTAACCCTTCAGACCAATTAAGCCTGACCAAATGATCTTTCTTTTTCCTCGATCTTAgagaacaaagaacaaaaaaaaaaacaaaaagaagaaatacagaatATAGCATTGTTGCGTAGCATACTGCATTTCATTGCAAGACAATGACGAGGCACCACTTAAGTGCATAATGGGGAAAATAAGCAGAAAGACCTCACCTTTGTGGTCAGTGCCAGAACAAACAAAGTCTGCTGGAAAGGCCATTTTAAGCCAGCAATATTTCCGTAAATTTGTATCTCCTTTCATTTTTTCTGAAAAAGTGGTAAACCCTTATTACATTAGCTCTGTGCCCACTGGATCAACAGAAAAATGAATAGGAAGCATCTTCTTTGTCAATGGCTGGAGTTTCGATACAAAAATCTGCATTTATAGATATAAAGACATTTCAGATCCTTCTCAATTTAAcacttttttcaaaatttagtgCAACCAGAAAGGAAGATAAATAATAGTTCCACCCCATTCTCTGCACATCTCTAAGATAGTAAAAACATTTAAAAGAACTAGATCAACAAATGGgaaatttattcaaaacatTTAAAGGAACTAGATCAACAAATGGGACCTTACATCTTCATATTCTTGGCTGGCCACAAATATCTCGAAAGCCTCGACTGAAATATACCAGGATCTTCAATCAACAAAAATGAGAAGCCAAGAATTGGATTTCACAGGAAGCAAAAGAAAATCCACCTGATCGGAATCTTGTCACCACCCCATGTGTGTACTCCTGACTCCCACTATTAAAATTTGGACCTGACAATCATAATGGGCACAAATAAACGCATCTTATAATGACAAGTAAAAATGGCTTGATCCAGAAAGTGTAATGTAACAAAACCAAATTAACATGATTGACTAACTGATCACAAATAGATACTTAGCTCTCAAGGATGTTAAGAAAAGAGCTTATAAATCatgattcaataaaataataacatgCCATTTTATGCCAAAAATGCACCTTGAGTAGATTGAACAATTAAGGATGGAAATTGTTCTGTCAATTTGTCAAGAGATGCCAAAGCACCTTCTGCCAATACACCGTATGCACTCTCAACAAATGCAATCAAAAGCACAAATTCTAAGCCAAAGTTAAATTCCTGCCGAGAAAAAAACACGAAAGTGATTTCACGTATTTTAGATATTACCCCAGGAATGGTAACCAGGAGCAGAAGGTTGAACTATATGAGTAGAAGACGGAAAAAACCATTTTGAACTCCATGAAGGAAAATAGCACAGGTGAAACTTTAAATTACATATTCCAGACATCCGATTGATTTTCTCCATTTGCACGAGAAGGAACGATTATAATTCATGGAAAACTTTTTTGAAGGAAACAAATGACTGGATCACCCAAAGTTCTCCATCGCTTTCAAAGAAATAACTGCTAGAAGAACTCATAAGCAATAAAAATGTTAATATGTTTCTCCCAACCTCTCCTTTACGGAATATAGGAAGAATATCATCTTCAACTTCAGATTCATAATCCACATTCATTAATCcctgtatatatatagcaaacTTGAGACCAATAAGTGATCATAAAAAAGTTGTAATTTGTAAGCTTACCTCAACAGGAATGCAAAGGAAACAAAGTCTAACACAATGATTGCTGGTGTTTACATGTCAGAGCATACATGGCAATAAGGCATCACATGGTCGTTGAGAACTCCCAAATAGAAAGGGTTCTCATAGAACTTGGCAAGATCTTCCTTTGTCTGGAAACGCATGTAAACTGCATGTGTATAATTTTCAACATTGCTATCAGCGATTCGTCCTGAAATAGTGGATAGAAGATCAGCATCATATGAAATGGTAGCAATAGACATATGTTCATTCCCAGCCACGCCATTTATGGACCATGTAAATGGAAATAATgacgagaaaaaagaaaagcaaaaacagAGGGAATAGTATGGTTCGGCAATGTGAAATAGAAGCTTACCTAATGATATTGCAACAATGCCTCTCATCTGATATTGCGTTGTATAAAGATAATCCAGCATATCCTTCTCTTCCTCATCACCCAGATCTTCCTTAGTTTTAAGCAGACATATGTGCTCCACCACCTTTCTGTAAGAAATCaataagcaattcctaagcacaGGACTATCATATTCATATCCCTAAACCACCATTTTTTTCAAACCCCTCAAGACTCAAAACCACATTGTAATTACACTGTTAGACCTACTTGTCAGCATTATAACCAGGACTCTTAAGGAATTTTACCCCTCAAAAAAGAAACTAGCGTCTAACCAATATGAAAATTGATCAAAATCAACGGTTATGTGAGAATTATATCAACACGAACCTTTTCTTCCTCGGCATAACCATAGATGTCTGCTGCATAGACGCTGATAACACCATTCCCAAATGCCTCATATACATAGCTCCTTTTAATTGAGAAAAAGCTACAAAATCATATCATTAACATTGAGACCAAGTATAACACTACAGAAACTTCTATTTCCTAGGAAGTAGGAACCGAACAACAGTCTATCTTACAgacatttggagattgaaacTGACCGTTCACCGGAATCGAAGGCGAACATAAGCGACAAAACCGCTTATGGTGTTTAGGACGAATGGGAAAGATTGGGCTCACGGTAAGGGCTTGTCTGAGCATTGAATGATTCTTCGAGATTTCCTTTCTTTGGAGAGATTTTCCTTTCACCCTCTGctcttcctttctcttcttccGTGAGGATTTTGGTTATTCGCATTCGAGAGGGTTTTGAAGTAGAGGCTTGAGTGAGGGAACGGAACTGATTTCCGGATGTAGAAACGGGTGGACCAGGAAAAACTGATTTTCAAGACTCGCGCTTTAATACATTTGGACCTCAAATCGCAAACCTTGAAACAGTGGTAAAATTGAGTGGGCCGGCCCGGTTAAAAGgaatttaggaaaaaaaaataatttatggcCCAGCCCATGAACAGCTCTGATTCTTCACATCAGATACTAAAATTACAGAAATATATTACCGCCTCCTAATTAATACATTAATTACCATCTCAAAGGGGCTGGACCAAAATCACTGCCCTTTTACAAATACTATAGATTTGCCCCTCAATTTTGCAAGACCATATCATGTAACTAACCTTTCATTCATTTAATTCAACATTGTGCTCTGACCATACAAATATACAGGGAACACCACCAGTACGCAATCTTGAAGAGTAAACAAAATAATGATACAGATGAGCCACTACACTCTACACAGTTCTAAGCTAAATACCCTATGAACCACACTTTAAGGGGGTTCCTAAGCGCACTGCTTATGTAAGCCTAAGAAGATTCATGCACAACTAGTCTAAGAGTAGGGAGCGTCTATGACAGCTTTAGGAACTAtttagatgttgaaaaagctCAGGAAGATGTGCATTGGTCAGCTTAGTCCTCTTGCTGATctcatgcttcttcttcttaGGCTTTGACTTGGATGAATAGCCCTGAATCTGGGCTGCTGCTTTCCTCTTTGCAGTGTTGGTAGCAGGTTTCATCCCATTCTTGAGGAGATCCTTTTCAATGTCAATCATGTCTCGCGGTAATTCAATTCCACGAAAGAGCTGTTTAAGGTCGTCATCCACCTTAATAGGCACCCTGGGATCACTTGGGTAAGCAATGTCCTCTTGAGAATCAAAGTTTGACAGCAGCCAAACCTGACCAGCAGCTTTCAGAGCCTGCAAAGAATGACGACCATTTGAGTTGATGTAAGTGGAAAACAGGCATGACCGTCAGCATCAAGGCTTTATCCATAAAAATGTTGATTATGCTACCAAaatttaatcatcatcatcacaaaGAATAACACAACAAATACTTCAAGTGCAAAACATGTCGTAAAGGATGTCTACAATAAAATTCAATTGATATTATAAGTGTAAAAGATCATAAAAGGAGGCATTTACAAATTCCATACCTGTAAATCATCCATCACTGTTGGGTATGCATCCTTGAGATCCATGACACGGACGCCCTCAGGAAACTTGCGTACTAAGACAAGAAGTTGATTCTTGTCCTTCAGATCATGCTTGGACTgttgaaaacatcaaaagcagATGATGAGTAAAAATGACTCCATATGATAAAAGCAAAAGGCCAATATGTGCTCCTTCAACATGAGCGAGCAAGCATTTACAGAGAAAAATCACCTTGTAAGAGAAGCGGCTTCCATCATGATTCACTTTTGGGTTATTCCTCAAACTGTCAAAGACAGCTTTGTTGGCATTCAAATCGACATAGCAAGCTTCATTTATCTGCTCTGGTGTTAGAGCTTGCCTTGTCTGGAAATATGCAGCGAGGATTAGCCATAAAATGGTTAATACTTAAGAATGATAACGAAAGGATTATAAAAAATCATAtactagaaggaaaaaaaaacgaaaCCAAGATGGCATGAAGAAAAGACATCAACACTATAGCAGAGAAGAGGATTTCAAGATTGCTATGGAAAAAAATACATGGTCGAACCATTTGTCCTTGGAATTTAAGGACTCTGATTCATGATCTGGTTTTTGGTAACCATTTCTTTTTAATCCTACTTAGCACGTACTGATAAACATTGATTCCAGagtaaaaaaagaagataattgtttggttacCATTAGCCTTACAAGAAACCATAACATCAGTAAGAACATTAGCTTCCTTCATCggtaagaaagaaaaagaggaatGCATGTATACATGGTCGAACCATTTGTCCTTGGAATTTAAGGACTCTGATTCATGATCTGGTTTTTGGTAACCATTTCTTTTTAATCCTACTTAGCATGTACTGATAAACATCGATTccagagtaaaaaaaaaaagataattgtttggttacCATTAGCCTTACAAGAAACCTATAACATCAGTAAGAACATTAGCTTCCTTCATCAgtatgaaaaagaagaggaatgcATGTGAACCTCAAACAGCAAGTCGATGACACGCTTGATCTGAGCACCAACAGGACCTTTTCGAATGCTATTGATGTGTTGCAGTCTTTCTGtatcatttgaaaatttgacaGAAGGCGGAGGGGCTTTAGAATTGGGTAGAGCCGATGCAGTTACAGGTGTGGGTTTCTGGGGTGTAGGTGCCTTCGGAGGTCCTGCTTTGGCAGCTATGCTAGTAAGAGTTGCTTGGCACTTCTCTTGCTGTTTCTTGAATTTGTCTAGTTTTTCTTGCAATGCCATctgatgacaaaattgtttacTTCATCAAAATGCAGATCTTTTCAAACCCTAATCAACGAGAACAGACAGAGACAAGAACAAAATTTGcacaaataaaaggaaaaaaagaaagttatTTAGTGCCCTCTTATTGACTTAGGCATAGTAACTGCTATCGCCATTATCACGGCCAATTGCAGTTCAGAAGAGGGTAAACGAACCCTAACATCTAAAGTCAAACCAGGAGAaactcctccaccaccatcaccaaggGCATAATTACTCTCTACAAGTACCGCATATGGACAGTAAGACACTATATCTTCCCTAAAAATTGGATTAGCACCAAAATTATTCACAACAAAAGCATCGCTCAAGTGCTCTACCTTGTCAATCGAAAAAAATCATATGATCAAATAATCGAACACCTTCGCAACTCTAATGAGTAACGCTGAGAAATTAAATAAACGAAAAGGAGAGGCATGATACCCGGTGTGGCTGAGTCGAGAAGCTTGGTCGCTGGCAAGGCCGTGGTGCGGTTGCTCTAACGGTGGTGCAACTTCGAAGATTTTACTATTTCAGGCTCTGTTTGGATAGGGACAGAATTAGTGAATTACACTGGAAGAGGGTCTAGAGGCCCATATCTCCGTAAGTTGCGAATAACAAGAGGATCATCATGGTCCAAGCATGGGTTCCTTTTATGCTTCTTCCTGTTGGGCTTTATCTTTTCGTGGGTCACTTGGGTGAGACTGAGAGATTTCGCAACTTATGCAGacatgggcctttttggcccaAAACCCCTGTTTAAGGGTTAATAAACGGATCAAATTTGGCACATATTATCAAATACTATGCCGACACTGGAGAGTAGAAGACTAGAATAAGATGACCATCATGGGCCTTAGCCCATGGTTCCTCGTTTCATTTTAGTTTCCTTTTTGCTATGGAGCCTATGAAAAAAGAACTTGATTGATGATGTAAATCATGAAGTTATGTATTGCGTTTGGGTCTGAAGAGTCTGAATTATTGCCACCAAGTCTTGATTAGGTAAATACCATTATGTTAGCAATAAAGGATTTGATTGCAAATTAGGCAAACCTCTCTCAAAGAGAAATTCAAATTAGATTTCT
Proteins encoded in this window:
- the LOC120001031 gene encoding dirigent protein 22-like: MAPNSSTNLATSVFFFFFFLLLTILVSSTEATKHQFLNLRETNMVFYMQDLQSGANATSIQVGGPLKKLWSFLTFGTVYSVDDSLMAGINRNSTQIGRAHGIFINSALDGSDLHILMSLIFTNKEYNGSTLEIQGADRVYQKYREVSVVSGTGKFRLARGYATLETVNFDIKNLAAIIRWNVTVFHY
- the LOC119999493 gene encoding S-type anion channel SLAH1-like, coding for METISSKTQVEMVIEISAHKSPPQCGSLINMRQTLLSILARFHAGYFRISLSLCSQALLWKILKESTKDAHALRRVFHLLPSTAFTLLWSLAFFTLAALSVLYILRCLFHFDLVKAECLHHVGVNYLFAPWISWLLLLQSSPFIDPKTTSYLVLWWVFVVPIIVLDVKIYGQWFTKGKRFLSTVANPTSQLSVIGNLVGAQAAANMGWKETAVCMFSLGMAHYLVLFVTLYQRLSGSNRIPAMLRPVFFLFFAAPSMASLAWHAISGTFDNSAKMLFFLSFFLFLSLVSRPILFKKSMRRFNVAWWAYSFPLTILALVTVQYAQEVKGSLAHAIMLALLALSVIMCLALMLFTAINSNMLLPEKDPILSSNSDCAATKL
- the LOC119999494 gene encoding stress-response A/B barrel domain-containing protein UP3, whose protein sequence is MLRQALTVSPIFPIRPKHHKRFCRLCSPSIPVNAFSQLKGAMYMRHLGMVLSASMQQTSMVMPRKKRKVVEHICLLKTKEDLGDEEEKDMLDYLYTTQYQMRGIVAISLGRIADSNVENYTHAVYMRFQTKEDLAKFYENPFYLGVLNDHVMPYCHGLMNVDYESEVEDDILPIFRKGEEFNFGLEFVLLIAFVESAYGVLAEGALASLDKLTEQFPSLIVQSTQGPNFNSGSQEYTHGVVTRFRSVEAFEIFVASQEYEDIFVSKLQPLTKKMLPIHFSVDPVGTELM
- the LOC119999679 gene encoding general transcription factor IIE subunit 2-like yields the protein MALQEKLDKFKKQQEKCQATLTSIAAKAGPPKAPTPQKPTPVTASALPNSKAPPPSVKFSNDTERLQHINSIRKGPVGAQIKRVIDLLFETRQALTPEQINEACYVDLNANKAVFDSLRNNPKVNHDGSRFSYKSKHDLKDKNQLLVLVRKFPEGVRVMDLKDAYPTVMDDLQALKAAGQVWLLSNFDSQEDIAYPSDPRVPIKVDDDLKQLFRGIELPRDMIDIEKDLLKNGMKPATNTAKRKAAAQIQGYSSKSKPKKKKHEISKRTKLTNAHLPELFQHLNSS